AGCTGGTGGTAGCGTTGAAGATGCAATTGCTAAGATGAAAGAAGTACTTAGTAAATCTGAACTTTACTTGGCAATTGATAATCTTGATAATTTAGTTGCTGGTGGCCGAATTAATAAATTTGCTGGTGCTATTTCTAACCTATTAAACATTAAGGTTATGCTCCATGTGTATGACGGTCAGATTCATATTGAATCAAAAGGCCGTGGCATTAAATCAATGCATAAGGAATGGGATAAGATTTTAGATGAAATGGCACGGGGACCAAAAGTTAAGCGAATTGGAATTTCTCATGTCGATGCTGGCAAAGAAGTAGAACGCTTATTAGCAAAAATAAAAGAACTTTATCCAGAAATCGAGGTTACTGTTCGAGAGACAGTGCCAATTATTGCAACTCACACTGGAATGGGTGCTTGTTGTTTGCTATACTATACAGAATAAATGGATAGACAAAAAGAGACAAGAGATCGGCGTACTTTGCTGATAGAAATAGGTAATGCGGTTACTCATGGGATTGGAGCAGGACTATCAATTGCTGGCTTGATCTTGTTAATTATCAGAGCTGTTCATACTGGTAGTCCCATGCGAATTGTTACCTTTACTATTTACGGAAGTGCTTTAATTCTTTTTTACCTTTCGTCAACCTTATTTCATGCCTTGATCTTTACACGAGCTAAACGAGTCTTTCAAATTCTCGACCATTCAATGATCTTTGTGCTTATTGCCGCGACTTATACCCCCTATTGTTTAGTTAGTATCCGCGGCTGGTTAGGCTGGACAATTTTCGGCGTGATTTGGGGCTTATCTGTTATTGGAATCGTGTATAAATGTATTTGGTTAAAACATAAAAGTAAATATTCAACCATTATTTACATTCTAATGGGCTGGCTATGTCTAGTTGCCTTCATGCCTCTCTGGCATGCGCTTGGTCCAGTTGGCTTCGGATTGCTTTTACTAGGAGGACTTTCCTTTACTCTTGGCGCCCTCTTTTACAGCCGGCCAACGGCATATACCCATTTGATTTGGCATATTTTTGTCCTCATCGGCACGATATTAATGTACTTTTCAATTCTTTTATACGTTTAGATGAGTGAACTGAATTTAATCTGGGCGGAAGATTTGAATGGTTGGATTGGCAAAGATAATACAATTCCGTGGCATGTTTCTGCTGATATGAAGCATTTTAAGACAAAAACTACTGGTCACCCAATTATAATGGGGCGAAAAACTTTTGCTTCTCTTGGCAATAAACCGTTGCCTAAGCGAGAAAATATTGTGCTTACCAGTCAGAACATAGATGCTGAAGGAGTGAAAGTCGTTCATTCTTTAGCTGCCCTTAAAGAATATCTTAAAGCAAATCCAAACGAATATTTTGTAATCGGTGGGGCAACGATCTATCAGCAATTACTCCCAATGGCGACAAAGCTAACACGAACGGTGATAAATAAGCAAATTGTTGGAGATACAAAAATGCCAACGATCGATTATGACCGTTGGCACTTAGTAAACCACAATAATTATGAAAAAGATGACCAGCTAATTTGTCGTTTTGAAGAATGGGAACTAAACGTATAAATGGCAACAAATATAAATGAAGAGCAATACTTAGACTTAATTCGTTATGTTTTGACGAATGGACATCAAAAGGGTGATCGGACAGGAACTGGTACTAAGTCTGTTTTCGGATATCAGATGCGGTTTGACTTAAGCAAAGGTTTTCCTATTTTAACTACCAAGAAAGTCCCATTTGGCTTGATTAAGAGTGAATTACTATGGTTTTTACGAGGTGACACTAACATTCGCTTCTTACTTCAACACAAGAATCATATTTGGGATGAATGGGCATTTAAGAAGTGGGTGGAAAGTGCTGAATATCAAGGCCCAGATATGACAGACTTTGGTCACCGCTGGCTTAAAGATCCAGAGTTTAAGCAGGTCTATCTCCAAGAAAAGAAGGCATTTTGTCAGCGAATTCTTGAAGATGATGATTTTGCCCAAAAGTATGGCGATTTAGGGCTTGTTTATGGAAGTCAGTGGCGAAAATGGAAGACGAGTCAAGGCGACACAATTGATCAAATTGCTAATGTTATCCAGCAGATTAAAACTACTCCAGATTCACGACGGATGATTGTTTCAGCTTGGAATCCAGAAGATGTTCCTTCCATGGCTCTCCCTCCATGTCACACAATGTTCCAATTTTATGTTAATGATG
The genomic region above belongs to Limosilactobacillus reuteri and contains:
- a CDS encoding thymidylate synthase, yielding MATNINEEQYLDLIRYVLTNGHQKGDRTGTGTKSVFGYQMRFDLSKGFPILTTKKVPFGLIKSELLWFLRGDTNIRFLLQHKNHIWDEWAFKKWVESAEYQGPDMTDFGHRWLKDPEFKQVYLQEKKAFCQRILEDDDFAQKYGDLGLVYGSQWRKWKTSQGDTIDQIANVIQQIKTTPDSRRMIVSAWNPEDVPSMALPPCHTMFQFYVNDGKLSCQLYQRSADIFLGVPFNIASYALLTHMIAHQCGLEPGEFVHTLGDAHIYLNHLDQVKEQLTRTPHEAPKLILPTKPKPIDQYEMTDIKLEGYTYEPAIKAPVAV
- a CDS encoding DegV family protein; translation: MAKIKIVCDSSAGLTDEEIKKYDITIIPLSVMIDGTVYVERETITNEQFPEMMKNAKSLPKTSQPPIGKFVDAFDKLGEDGSEVLCVTMMESISGTVHAAEQAAGMTKTKVTVYDSQSTDQVMGFEIIEAAQVIEAGGSVEDAIAKMKEVLSKSELYLAIDNLDNLVAGGRINKFAGAISNLLNIKVMLHVYDGQIHIESKGRGIKSMHKEWDKILDEMARGPKVKRIGISHVDAGKEVERLLAKIKELYPEIEVTVRETVPIIATHTGMGACCLLYYTE
- the trhA gene encoding PAQR family membrane homeostasis protein TrhA, translating into MDRQKETRDRRTLLIEIGNAVTHGIGAGLSIAGLILLIIRAVHTGSPMRIVTFTIYGSALILFYLSSTLFHALIFTRAKRVFQILDHSMIFVLIAATYTPYCLVSIRGWLGWTIFGVIWGLSVIGIVYKCIWLKHKSKYSTIIYILMGWLCLVAFMPLWHALGPVGFGLLLLGGLSFTLGALFYSRPTAYTHLIWHIFVLIGTILMYFSILLYV
- a CDS encoding dihydrofolate reductase, with product MSELNLIWAEDLNGWIGKDNTIPWHVSADMKHFKTKTTGHPIIMGRKTFASLGNKPLPKRENIVLTSQNIDAEGVKVVHSLAALKEYLKANPNEYFVIGGATIYQQLLPMATKLTRTVINKQIVGDTKMPTIDYDRWHLVNHNNYEKDDQLICRFEEWELNV